One stretch of Campylobacter sp. CCS1377 DNA includes these proteins:
- a CDS encoding MBL fold metallo-hydrolase, producing MNFKSFDLSSNERPKAKKIQGKKYEIFLNENKLSHNFKVSFKEVLKYYYLYPKDAIVTFKLPFLKPNLSHFHTPHITWLGHSSLFVSYKKYKILIDPVFNTHASPFSFINKAFKNAPLFCANDFDEIFAVIITHSHFDHLDEKSVKALKEKAQFFITPLKVGNYLKSYGVSEKKIIELDWWSGIEFNDIKITATPAQHNSSRGDGKNKSLWASFVIEFLSVNKKVFFSGDGGYFTHFEKIGTFFGDFDLVCLESGQFNTAWPYSHSFPEQILKEAKDLNAKALMPIHWGRFLAGTHAWNEVVKFLYENLNLPLITPKMGEAYEIGSEFEQDFWWRS from the coding sequence ATGAATTTTAAATCATTCGATCTTTCTAGCAATGAACGCCCAAAAGCCAAAAAAATACAAGGTAAAAAATACGAAATATTTCTTAATGAAAACAAGCTTTCTCATAATTTTAAAGTGTCTTTTAAAGAAGTTTTAAAGTATTATTATCTTTATCCAAAAGATGCTATTGTTACTTTTAAACTTCCTTTTTTAAAACCAAATTTAAGTCATTTTCATACTCCACACATCACTTGGCTTGGACACTCATCGCTTTTTGTGAGTTATAAAAAATACAAAATTTTAATCGATCCTGTCTTTAATACCCATGCTTCGCCTTTTTCTTTTATCAACAAGGCTTTTAAAAATGCACCGCTTTTTTGCGCAAATGATTTTGATGAAATTTTCGCTGTAATTATCACGCATTCGCATTTTGATCATTTAGATGAAAAAAGCGTAAAAGCCCTAAAAGAAAAAGCACAATTTTTCATCACACCTTTAAAAGTGGGAAATTATCTAAAAAGCTATGGAGTGAGTGAGAAAAAAATCATCGAGCTTGATTGGTGGAGTGGGATAGAGTTTAATGATATAAAAATCACCGCAACACCCGCACAGCACAACTCAAGTAGAGGTGATGGCAAAAACAAAAGCCTTTGGGCTTCTTTTGTGATAGAATTTTTAAGCGTAAATAAAAAAGTATTTTTTAGTGGGGACGGAGGATATTTTACGCATTTTGAAAAAATTGGCACCTTTTTTGGTGATTTTGATTTAGTCTGCCTTGAAAGCGGACAATTTAATACTGCTTGGCCATATTCTCATTCTTTTCCTGAGCAAATTTTAAAAGAAGCTAAAGATCTTAATGCAAAAGCTTTAATGCCTATACATTGGGGGAGATTTCTAGCAGGAACTCACGCGTGGAATGAAGTTGTAAAATTTCTTTATGAAAACCTAAATTTACCACTTATCACGCCAAAAATGGGTGAAGCTTATGAAATAGGAAGTGAGTTTGAGCAAGATTTTTGGTGGAGAAGTTAA
- a CDS encoding cupin domain-containing protein: MKITNWSKAEFSPNEVKINVLIDNESGKEIQILLAKGSIMKEHKAPFSIHVQVLSGKIIFEVENQKLELNTLDMISLNANVPHSLSALEDSIIRLSLNKFDKFQRVSAVLKKP, translated from the coding sequence ATGAAAATTACAAATTGGAGCAAGGCTGAATTTAGTCCAAATGAAGTTAAAATCAATGTTTTAATCGATAATGAGAGTGGTAAAGAAATCCAAATTTTACTTGCCAAAGGAAGTATAATGAAAGAGCATAAGGCCCCATTTTCTATCCATGTGCAAGTTTTAAGCGGAAAAATTATTTTCGAAGTAGAGAATCAAAAACTAGAATTAAATACACTAGATATGATAAGTCTAAATGCTAATGTGCCTCATTCTTTAAGTGCTTTAGAAGATTCTATAATAAGACTTAGCTTAAACAAATTTGATAAATTTCAAAGAGTGAGTGCGGTGCTTAAAAAACCTTAA